DNA from Anticarsia gemmatalis isolate Benzon Research Colony breed Stoneville strain chromosome 23, ilAntGemm2 primary, whole genome shotgun sequence:
TGACAGAACTTACTGTTATTATTTGATagtagattaataaaataaagcacaCAATTTGCATTGCACAAGCGCAATAGTATTATTGTAGCACATAATACTATTGTTTTCGGATGTTAATGAAGAAAACTATATAGACTAAGTATAAAAGACAGATCTTTGTTCTTATTAATGTACTACTAAATGATGATACCCACACGACGGTCTTCTGATCGCTTTTTGATGAAAAACGTGTTTTTAACCCAAACACTGATTTTTATACCAAATTCTAACCTTCTATTCTCTACGAAAGAGCATCTCTaatttttgtgtgtttgtaaactTGCAGGGACGTGGAATTAGGCGACATTGTGACCATCGGTGAGTGCCGACCTCTTTCCAAGACCATCCGTTTCAACGTGTTGAAGGTGACGAAGGGCAAGGGCTCCAAGAAATCCTTCAAAAAGTTCTAAATAAACTTATGTTATAAGTATctctgtatttttttgtgtacaaCCCTTTTATGAGAATTGTTTTACTTGTAGGCAATGCAATGCTTGAAGTCTCCTAACTCACATTCAACATCAGTTCACATCATCAATTCACTATCTTTAGCAATGGGCAGAAAGGCTACAATAGCGTTTCTGCCCAGTAGGCTAATGCTAATGTAGGAGATTATACTCGCATAATCTAACGTACCATCAGCTATAGAACCGATTGTGAAATGATTAGAACTGATGATGTTCTCAAAATGGCAATGAGTAATGGTGAAGCCGGAAAGCCCTATCATAACTCGGTAGGGGTAGGTCGTTGTTAATGGATGACCAGCGAGGCATCACATCCTCAACATGTATTGGAACCAAAAAACTGAATACCTGCTAAGTCTCGGTAGACCCAATCATACGTGACCAAAATCACGGTCTATAGCTTGTATTCatagtagcgccatctagtgagaATGCTAATTAATCAACCACGAAAGTTATTTTCCCGTGTTGTCTATGTGTTTATACCTGCGTTCCTAATAAATGACTTAAATCAAATCTGTAAATTCCCTTCAGATTTATTTATCGCTATTTAAGCAATTATCTTTAATGCTGTTGCATTTGAACCTTCATTGCCGATAGGTATTTTTACTAGGATAAAtagacaactttgacactgtTTTAGAACATTGAAAACAccgatttttaattaaatctaagaTGTCATTATAATCACATATCCGATCTGCTATTGCTTATTATATTGATggtttcagtttattttttggAACCAAGGGACATAGTTTTATAAAGGCAAATAAATGAGCGCTTGATCATCTTTACCAATCTatgctaatctatactatatactatctatacttaatattataaagctgaagagtttgtttctctgtttgtttgaacgcgctaatctcaggaactactggtctgatttgaaaaattctttcagtgttagatagcccatttatcgaagaagactattggctatataacattacgctacggtcattaggagctgagtagcaaccaaaaatgttacaaaaacgggtaaaattttgacccattctcttaggtgccgcaagcgaagttgcgcgggtcagctagtaagctagtaaaaatttaaattgtacgattttgatattataaagatttactttactttactttgacATTAAATCCATGTCATTCTGTTGGCAATAAGCTAGTTACCAGTTTGGAGAAGACGAATAAACTACCCCGAAATTAGCACAATAACCGAGAAATACTCACAGGGAATACAGATGACTTATGTGACAGGTAGAACGTTTATATTGAACGCAGCAATTGTACCATAGAGTATAAACATTCCACGGGAAAATAACAACTTCCAACATAACAAAACATGTCCGTCGTGTGATCGTGAGCCAGTGGAACACAATTGTTGCTATCAACGATATGATATCGTTCTTTTCGAAACTCTCTCTGAATAACTCACAGAAACCTCCAGTGGAGCTCGCGAAGCCAGCTTATATGGACAAAAGTGCGACACTACAGGAGCTCGGGTACAGAGATGAGAACGACCTGAAAGAAACAATTTACGGTTTGTTTTGACGGGATTTCGCGTTGTTTTGGACTTGCTGGGTTGTTTGCTTGTGGTTTTAACGTGTGTTGTGGTGTTTTAGACTTTTTGCGGACCATACGGGACCCTGAAAAGCCGAGTACTCTCGAAGATTTGAAGGTGGTTTATGAGGATGGTATATTTGTGAAGGAGCCGACGGCTGATAAAGTTCCAGTGTTACGAGTGGAGTATAATCCTACAGTGCCTCACTGTTCGCTCGCGACGCTGATAGGACTGTGTATAAGGATCAAGATTCAGCGTTCAATACATCATCCAGTGAAGCTtgacatttacataaaaaaaggCGCCCACACAACCGAAGATGAAAGTAAGTAGGCACAAAACcagttaataataaacaataattcttatttttatcgTAGACGTAAGCTTGAGTAACATTCCCCACACATTTCCTTATTTTTCTTGATGACAAAGCAAAGGAAACAATAGTTCCTTCCTTTATGGATGACCTTGTTTGTCTTGTTTGTTATCAGCTGACTTTGACAAATTGAAAAAGTCGAAAAGAATAGTCATCTCATCTATGATCGTCTACATAGTagcaattaaacaaattaatgagtagatataattattctgttttttgttttaaataattaaaaaaaaacttattaacaaATTTCATTGAACTTAGTAAGAGTCTTGAACAGAACagaacaaattattattgtaatatatattttaaataatatgttacagTCATACCTTATTTTCTCTTTCCTGTAgccaatacaaaattaaatttgtatttccAGTCATGTTCTTTATTGCCTTCTGTGACCTCCACTATTAAGTAATCATCTTATTTGACCTTCAACCAAGTCTACACACCAAAAAAAACTCATAATTTCTCCAAAAACCaccaataaaaattgtattttttacattgatttTTGTAATTGAGTTGTATTTTTGTTCCTTTAACCGAAAGAGTTGCACTATGAAAAATAGCACTATAATACTCCTTCCAAAGAGAATAAAGTAATAATGTCTGTTTTCAATTATTAGCTCTATTATCCTGTTAAATGACAATTTGAGTTCAAAAACCTTAAGTAATTGAGTCACAGTTCAATGACCTAGTTAACTACTGACAATGCCTTTTGTGTTGTTACACATTTGTTaagtaaaatgtaatgttttaatgttGTTATGTGGAATTTGCTTGTTTACCACCCATTTAAATTTTCCAATCAAATAGTGATCTTTTCCGAAGATaggtttttgaataaaattaaaggaCAGTATATTTGATACCTTTATTTAATTCTGGCATAATTTATAGTATATTCCTATCGAAATGAGGGATTTCAGAGAAATTAACTACTAATAATAGCTTTGAAATGATCTAGGTAGTTATTCCATAATTTGAAAGTACTGATACTTCActgaaaaaaacacatttataatagtaaaattctaaaaaaatatttttgttaccacaaataaaatcattcatCATCATAGAACCTCATTAACATTAGTtgctatgtaattaaatattaatgctaAAATAACAACACCAACAGTTTCTTATCATAAATATGCAATTTGCATAACAATTATGAAGCAACTTCTTGTATTCTGCTTACAAGATGAATTTGAGTCTGTATTGGAGTGTTTTCACCCTACAGTTACTGAGTTACATTGATTAGGaaattaaggaaaatataatttacttgaaAACTTCTAATATTAGCCATGAAGATATTGTAGTCATAgaatacttataatttattttcaagataATATTTCGGCAGGAAAAAGGCATCAAActtcaaattatatttgaagCAAAGAATCCTCTTTAtatagaactagctgacccgtgcaacttcgcttgcgtcaataagagagaatgggtcaaaattttccccatttttgtaacatttttcactggtactctgctcccattggtagtagcgtgatgatatatagcctataaccttccttgataattggactatctaacactgaaagaattttacaaatcggtccagtagttcctgagattagcgcgttcaaacaaacaaacaatcaaataaacaaactctattagtatagattagaaaataATCTGTCATTAAGTAGATGAtcactaacaaaaaaaaacattcttgtAGTTTTTTTCTCACAGCAGTGAGAGCTAAGTGTTCTGAGCTTGCACCTCCTAAACAAGTTTTTCCTCTGTATGATATAAGAAAGGAAGTATAGATTCATAGTTTTATTGCCCAAAGGACCTATAGTTTTTGCCCTAACTAATGATAGATGCCTCTATTTGTCCTTTAACTCAAGCTTTATTCCACAAAgctacacaataatattaataatcaaTACTTCTATAacttagaacaaatactaaaccTATGAATAGGTAGGTAAAACAGTTGATGGGAAAATACTCAAGAGAACAGGTTCCTCGTATTTACTGCTCACGGTGACTCAGTAATATGATATTGTCCTTATGTTGAGTGGCATTCTAGTTTACTAgcgtaaaataatacttatgtaTAGAATAGTAGAGGTACTTACTATGATAACAGGAGTATATAAGAGTAGTATATTCATAGTAATATATCTGAAggaatatgtttgtaaaaaggtTAGATTTAATTGAAGTTCGGCATACTAGCATGCAAGCAATTAAATTTGTCTAAATACGAGACTTCAAAATTAGATTGTttgtcgtatgattagtggtcaacccagtgtcaaagttgttcaagccgcccgagaggcctttgacgtggcttaacgactgttatcttagtagacaacaaccgggaccgacttttaacgtgccctccgaagcacggagacgcccagttcaaataccactatgcggtcacccatctatggaatgaccgcaccaatggttgcttaacccacagattgtttaccgaccggtgagcgcaccTGGCTATGGGCATCAAAATTAGATGAATTTTGGCAATGTAATCAATAGGTATAGAGTAAAAACTACATGAAATTATACACAATTAAGTTCAGTAGTTCATGAGTTAAAAGTGAACAGATAGACAGATATCGCAGGGGaccttattttataacatagtGATACCATATAAGGAagctataaaaaagaaaaaatattttatgaaacttaattttttacttCGACCATCTAATGATGTAACCAAATACGTAATTGTTGTTTCAATCCTAGTTGTATGACCTTATTGTAAATTCGTtacttcatacatacatatttatgataCATACAATTACTATCAAGTACTTACTAGCATTGAACAGTGCATTATGTCAGATAAGAGAGTTCAGTAATGTCATGTTAAAAGAACTCATGAGATAGTGTGACGTAAATGTATGTGTTTTATagctttactagctgactcggcaaacgttgttttgccataataattaaaaaaaaagtgtcacttaggggcatgaaaaatagatgttagcCGATTCttagtcctactcaatatgctcacaaaatttcatgagaatcggtctagccgttttggaggagtacggcaacgaaaactgtgacgcaagaattttatatattagattaggTATATGGTCATCCTAAGACTTATGCACGTAGGGAATCAAATCATTAAAACGACAGTTAACTTAGTCGGCCTGTtaggcaattttttttgtttaagtctTTGTAAAGCGTTTTTTTCGACCACTTTTCCCGATTAATGATTTAATTGGTGAAAATCCTTTTAATTTCGTTgagtattttttgagtttattgtaaACAGGCGTAAAGGCCCGGCGGGgcacttataaaaaaattgactTAACTTGATGTAACGATGAAGAAAACACTATAATCTGAAcaaaaaattattgaatttctGTTCTATGCTACAATAATACTTGAAGTGCCTAAGTTTGCTGATCAAAAAATTAACTTGTCTAAATCTAGGAATGAATCTAATAGGCGTATTTTAAAAGTAACCCTAACGCGGGAATCTTGCTCTCGCTTGGGACAGCGGGCCACTTAGGTTGAAAGTGGGTAAGTCCTGCCCAAACAAGGACGTAAGGTCAAGTTAGGTAtgtaacacattttataaatatcctttatttctaTGCCACAAGCCTCAATAATGTTTTTCCACcacaaataggtacctaccaaatatttaaatgatcgtcaaaattttccgcCGACTGGCATTGATCAAATTGTTTGTCCATACACAGCTGTTTTTGTGCTGCCGAACTTTGGCCTAGTTCTTTCTAGAATATTCTTCAAGTATTACGTGTGAATTAGTGTGTAATGTTTCAATTGGATGTTGTTTACGTCTGGACGGAGATGGcactgattttttttattacacgaGTATCTTTATTCGGTTTTGAGTACCTATGAAGTGAAGTGAAATGAAGATTTTGACTGTCATATTGTCATTCTCTCAGATCGTTAAAGTGGTTTATTCAATATCTAGTTAAGGTTTACTTTTAGTATGATTAAAGTATAAGTATTACAATTAACGCCACCATGCACTATTTACTCTTGATTTCTTGACGTTTCAACCGGGTCTGGTTTCTGGTCTAGCCAAAGCTcggtaaattataaaatttggGTGAGCTATTAAAGGGGTTATAGCCTAGGAATCTAACTTTATAATTCTTTAtgggaatttaaaaaaataagttcctCGTTTTCCAATACAATTTAAGCCTATCCTATAACGAACTCTGAAACTAGAATACCTAGTACTAACATAAGCATCAAAGATAAACACAGCAAGATTGTTTAGATCCCAGCGCCGGGCTGTCGGCAGAACTTGTTATTGAAATTATCAAGCAGATAGCTGAGATAACAgtggtacaaaaatatacactCGAACACTTGGTACAAAAACATCACGTGGTGTAACCGGTTAATGTGAGCGTTCGTTTTTGTTGCCTATCTGCATTGCTTACTGGTTTCTTGAGTGATATGACCACAGATGAACATTCGGGAAGGAAAACTTGACCAGCAGTGATAGgcttaaacaaatattagtaaCGTGATGGGtcagtaacaaaaaaataaagatcccaaaatattattttactagtttatttatttatttattaacttcatatacaaaatgtataatggcggacttaatgccaatggcattctctaccagtcaacctacgggtgatgcagagataagaagaagtaggtgtataatagaagtgaaggagtgagttgagcaaaataaacaaatagttaagaaagattaaaatggaaagaagtatacaaaaatacataaatattgataaatacacatagctacatacatacaaaatataatactaggtacataaataaatacgttataatacatattattattaggtattataaattataaaacatgtaaaataatagaaacctatataaataccataaatatataccaataaactatgataaaaGTGATGATTCTGCGACTTTGTTcagcaagagatcccgaactttggcCTTGAATGCCAGACGGTTAGTGGACGCCCTGATTTCGAAGGGGAGTGCATTCCATAATAGAATAGACTGAACAGGGAAGGAGGAGTTAACAAAACCAGAGGTGTGGGAGGggcaaagaagaagaagattgtttgaagagcggagatggcgattgtggttatcgcacaagtattgaaagtggGGAGTCAGGTAGGCTGGGGGGGTGGGGGAGCCGAGAAGGGAGAAAAGTGTTGTAAGAGCCCGTAAgttacggcgctcacggattggcAGCCACCTGAGTTGGGAGCGATAGGAAGAGACATGATCATACTTTCGAAGGTTaaagataaatcgaatgcaatTGTTAAGAAGCCGGTCAAGTttattgaggagatctgcattcaggtcaaagtaacacacatcaccatagtcgattaAAGGGATAATCAAGGTTTGTACAAGCATTGTTTTtgtcctggatggcagaaagttcttAAGGCGATATAGGGCTCGCAAAGTACAGGTAACCCTACGACAAACATTTGCCACTTGGTCTCTCCAGCTAAGAGTGGAATCGATGTAGAGGCCAAGGTTTTTAACATGGGAAGATACATGTATTGTGGTGCCATTAAACAAGATTGGAGGCATTTGCACATCCTTTAACCGGCTAATACTCCTAGGACTGCCTACCACAATGGCTTGGCACTTGGCAGGATTAACAACCAGGCCAAACCTCTCTGACCAGTTCCTGATGTGATCAAGGTCAGTATTAACCGAGTCAATCGTCGTGGATATTGAGTCCACGGTTCCTTGTGAGTAAAGCTGCAAGTCGTCGGCATACGGCATACATCTCTAGGTTTTCGAACTTTATTTGTATCTACTAAAGAATTTTGGATTCTAGATATCCATCGGACATAGTTAGGCGATCTTCAGCTTtcctaaagaaaataattagttGTAGATTATTTCAAGTTTCTGTAGAGGACTAAAAACGAATTAACCCTTTGCCAAACGTAGTTTCAGCTCCTTTGATTAGTCATTAttacaatactagctgactcgcgcaacttcgcttgcgtcacataagagagaatcggtCAAAATACTGccgctctgctcctattggtcgtagcgtgatgatatatagcctatagccttcttcgataaatgggctatctaacactgaaataatttttcaaatcggtcctgtagttcctgagattagcgcgctcaaacaaactcgtcagctttataatattagtatagatataaaaaagcGGATCCAACATCCGTACGAATACCAAGTCTgagtacaaaataaacttatcgTCTCTCTGTTATCATAAACTGCGGTATTTATATCCTAATGTCAACCTTCTAACTTATATAACTCGTGATAAACGATGTTGCTACTCTCATgtcaatatttgtatgtttgtacagaGATCTTGgcaatcaaattattaattatattagtgtCATTCTGCAGATAGAtttgtttgtgtaaatatttatgtttatcataGATAATGtaactttctttttttaaactcaTGCATTTAGAAATGAGTCTTGTCAACTTTTTTGTCATTAAGAAAAATTCGTGAACTATTTGCTTCCATGGTTCAAAAGTGAATGTGATCGTGAGTTACAACAATAAtcgacttacccccggtttctgaggtatatttagcggtactttatctatttaatagcgtttaaacccatgcaaaaaaaaaaacgctattgaacagataaactgcagctaaatgtacttagaaaccgggggtgactGATTAAGAAGGATTTGATATTTTCGAATCCAGAGGTTGCATTAATCGGTTAGTCTGCTAGGAAATTCTCAGAAATCGCACAGTTTTTCGCAATTTGCGAAATAATTTGACACTTGTGTCTACAGTATACTGCGAAAacgtgaataaaaatgtattcatatgAAAATAACTGTATCCTTCTTTATGTACAAGTTTTTATTTCGATAACCTTGTGTACTTCTGAGAGCCGCGtgcgtaattatattatttttataattaggaTAACTATGACtgtataaaaaagacatttcaTAATTAACAACACGAATCATATCTCACTGATAACTTGCTTGTTTCTCTTAATAAGTGTTGAAGAACATTCTTATCTAAAGGATTATTGTGTTGGCGAAAATAAAACGTAGcctaaaaaaacaaacaaaatttagtCCACTTAAGTCTATTGTAATTCCGCTTAACAACAAGATCTTTATATACTTGTAATCGTTTAATACGTGTTTTATCGACCAGctgacattttatttgttttgttttgtaactaACCGGCCTTTTCCCTTTGTTTCAGTCAACAAACAGATCAACGACAAAGAGAGGATTGCAGCCGCTATGGAGAATCCGAACTTGAGAAACTTGGTCGAGAACTGCATAGCTGAcgaagaataaaacaaaatggccCCAGACGCCGCATTCTCCAACATTAGCGACAAAAATGAATTCACAAAATTCACCAAATTCTTAGCTTACAAAGGCGTCCAGGTCATCGTAGAATCTAGGAAAGGGGTTAAAATAGAGCCTAATAGTAAACCACAGTCGTCAGACACAGATTGGTTCAATCTACAGATACCTGACACACCCGAAGTCAATCAAGCGACGAAGAACGCTCTCCCGTCAGATAGAGTCTTGGAAACTATACGATCTCAATTACACGTAGAGATCTCCGTACAAACTGAAGATGGAGACGAAATGGTCCTGGAGTTATGGACTCTTGAACTGGACGAGACTCAATTCGATACTTCCTTAAAAGCCATGAATACTGTCTACTTCCGAATGGGAATCTTACTCAAATCACTAATCACTGTCACTAGAATTACTCCCGCGTATCACTTGTCAAGAAAACAAAGAACTGAATCATTTACCATCTTCTATAGAGTGTATAATGGTGAACCTAAAATGAAAGCTTTAGGGGAGTCTGTGAAGAAGATCCAGGCAGGCATGTTGAAAACTCCTCTAGGAGCTATCTGCTTCTCTGTTTCATACAGAACAAACTTTTCCATATCTCCGAACAGAACAGAGAAGAACAAAATACTTCTTCTCAAGAGCGATCACTTCGAATTGAGTCCAAAACATGTCATTTTCGaatcaaagaaaaagaaagaccAAAAGGAAAAAGAGACGAAGCCCTTTCGGCCCGTTGATTTGAACAGACCTTTACGATTGGCTGCTTTCGTCGACGAAAACATCATAAGACAGGCATTCGAAGATTTCTTTGCGAAAATGCCTATACCTAATTGTAGAAAACGACCAATATCTCCAATTCAAAGTAATCCAGCAGAATTGAAGAGCACACAAGACTTGGACACATCAATCTTGTCCAAAAGTCCAACATCTTTGGAGATGCCACCGAAAAAGTTCTCAGGGTTTCGTCACGAGAATGAACCGCCATTGAAATTATTACACTGTCCATTCGCCGATAATCATCCGATTAGGGAACTGGCGGAGTTTTACAAGGACTTCTTCAACGCGCCGCACTTCACGGCGGCCGAACTTGGCCGATCTAAGTCGAAGAGTCCTGAATCCATGAAGGAGATTGAAATGGCGAATGAGGATTTATCTAAAGACTTGGAGCTGTATGAGAGTTCTTTGTTGGAATTTGATAAGTTATTGGACGACATGTGTCGGTCGGCTGAATAGTGGGCAATAAGGGAAGCAGGGCACGGTGAAGGTTGAAGACTGATTTTTCTGGATGACGTTTTAATTTAAAGCAAGATTTTGCAAGAATGTTACGGGATGTGTTAATGAACTGTGTAGCTGATATAGATTTATTCCACTGTAATAAAGTGTTATAATGTATGTTGTAAATAGAATAGCTGGTCTATCTCCAAAtgaagttttagttttattttttttactttttattctgATGCCTGTATGTAGTTAGGAAAATCATGATTATTATAGTccataatttttattgattctgTAATGTTTGTACCAAAAAGGCCTCATTCTAACGCTTATTATGGCCAGAAGGC
Protein-coding regions in this window:
- the galla-1 gene encoding cytosolic iron-sulfur assembly component galla-1 isoform X2 encodes the protein MISFFSKLSLNNSQKPPVELAKPAYMDKSATLQELGYRDENDLKETIYDFLRTIRDPEKPSTLEDLKVVYEDGIFVKEPTADKVPVLRVEYNPTVPHCSLATLIGLCIRIKIQRSIHHPVKLDIYIKKGAHTTEDEINKQINDKERIAAAMENPNLRNLVENCIADEE
- the galla-1 gene encoding cytosolic iron-sulfur assembly component galla-1 isoform X1, with amino-acid sequence MAPDAAFSNISDKNEFTKFTKFLAYKGVQVIVESRKGVKIEPNSKPQSSDTDWFNLQIPDTPEVNQATKNALPSDRVLETIRSQLHVEISVQTEDGDEMVLELWTLELDETQFDTSLKAMNTVYFRMGILLKSLITVTRITPAYHLSRKQRTESFTIFYRVYNGEPKMKALGESVKKIQAGMLKTPLGAICFSVSYRTNFSISPNRTEKNKILLLKSDHFELSPKHVIFESKKKKDQKEKETKPFRPVDLNRPLRLAAFVDENIIRQAFEDFFAKMPIPNCRKRPISPIQSNPAELKSTQDLDTSILSKSPTSLEMPPKKFSGFRHENEPPLKLLHCPFADNHPIRELAEFYKDFFNAPHFTAAELGRSKSKSPESMKEIEMANEDLSKDLELYESSLLEFDKLLDDMCRSAE